The proteins below are encoded in one region of Penicillium psychrofluorescens genome assembly, chromosome: 4:
- a CDS encoding uncharacterized protein (ID:PFLUO_006814-T1.cds;~source:funannotate) has product MDFNAVAQQFVEFYYQSFDSNRGGLTPLYREQSMLTFETSQVQGAAAITEKLTSLPFQQVRHQIATLDAQPSSDGSIVVLVTGALLIDEEQKPMNYTQCFKLSPDEAGSYFVMNDVFRLIYAAS; this is encoded by the exons ATGG ATTTCAACGCCGTCGCTC AACAGTTCGTCGAGTTCTACTACCAGAGCTTCGACAGCAACCGCGGTGGTCTTACCCCTCTCTAC CGCGAGCAGTCGATGCTCACCTTCGAGACCAGCCAGGTCCAgggcgccgccgccatcaccGAGAAGTTGACT AGCCTGCCCTTCCAGCAGGTGCGCCACCAGATCGCCACTCTCGACGCCCAGCCCTCCAGCGACGGCAGCATTGTCGTCCTGGTGACCGGTGCTCTCCTG atcgacgaggagcagaagcccATGAACTACACGCAGTGCTTCAAGCTCTCCCCCGACGAGGCGGGCAGCTACTTCGTGATGAACGACGTCTTCCGCCTGATCTACGCCGCCTCGTAA